The sequence CACTACCTTCTTGAAAAGGAATGGAAAATTCCTCGGGAAGAAAAAATTTCAAACGCGATCAGAAACTTTTCTCTTTTTGAAAGAGTTCTTTTGTATTGTTTCGTCGCTGTTTTTATTATTTCAGGTCTAGCGCTCTTAAATCAGGTAAGCAACGGAGTTTCAGTCGAAATACCTACCTATGGCGGAACTTTGACAGAAGGAGTGGTCGGAGTTCCTCGTTTTATAAACCCGCTTCTTGCAACGGGAGATACTGACCGAGACCTCGTTTCCCTTATATATTCAGGGCTTTTAAAGGGAACTCCGGACGGAACATTGGCCCCAGACCTGGCAGAAAGCTATTCAATTTCTCCTGACGGGCTTGTGTACACCTTTACGCTCAAAAAAGATCTGACATTCCAAGATGGAAGCCCCGTAACTTCCGATGATGTGGTATTTACCATCCAAAAAGCGCAATCTTCAACGCTCAAGAGTCCGAAGCGGGCGAATTGGGACGGAGTAAAAGTAGAAAAAACAAATGACAACACGATCACGCTCACTTTAAAACAAGCTTACGCTCCTTTCCTTGAAAATGCGACGCTTGGAATTCTCCCGAAACATATTTGGAAAGATACCACTGATGAAGCGTTTCCTTTTAATACCGACACCGTGAACCCGATCGGTTCCGGACCATACAAAATAGATTCGATAGAAAAAGACAAAACTGGCACGCCGATCTCGTATACTCTTTCTGCATTCGAAAAATACGCCGGCGGCGAAGCATATATTTCAAAAATTATTTTTACATTTTATCAGAACGAAGACGATCTTCTTTCCGCATACAAATCGAACGAAATTGAAAGCGTAAACACGATCTCCCCAGAAAAAGTTGGTGATTTAAAATCGCTCGCCGGTATTGTGGAAACAAATCCCCTGCCAAGAATTTTTGGGGTATTTTTCAATCAAAATGAGGCTCCGATTTTTGCTGAAAAAGAAGTGCGAATGGCCTTAAATATGGCTACAGATAAGGATAAAATCGTAAATGATGTCCTCTTAGGATTTGGAAAAACAATTGATGGACCGATACCCCCGGGAACCATTCAAAACGCAATTTCCACATCAACTCAAAACACGAACACAGGAGATGTGGACAAGGCAAATGCGCTCCTTGAAAGTGCCGGTTGGAAAATAAATCCGGACACTCACATACGCGAGAAACAAAATAAAAAAAATATGCAAGTTCTCAGTTTTTCTTTGGCAACATCAAATACTCCTGAATTAAAAAAGACTGCGGAGCTCTTGAAAGAAGAATGGGGAAAGATCGGAGCGCATGTAGATATAAAAGTGTATGAACCGGGAGACTTGAGCCAAGAGGTCATCCGTCCAAGAAAATATGACGCGCTTCTTTTCGGAGAAATTGTCGGG comes from Candidatus Paceibacterota bacterium and encodes:
- a CDS encoding peptide ABC transporter substrate-binding protein; translation: MNRFLHYLLEKEWKIPREEKISNAIRNFSLFERVLLYCFVAVFIISGLALLNQVSNGVSVEIPTYGGTLTEGVVGVPRFINPLLATGDTDRDLVSLIYSGLLKGTPDGTLAPDLAESYSISPDGLVYTFTLKKDLTFQDGSPVTSDDVVFTIQKAQSSTLKSPKRANWDGVKVEKTNDNTITLTLKQAYAPFLENATLGILPKHIWKDTTDEAFPFNTDTVNPIGSGPYKIDSIEKDKTGTPISYTLSAFEKYAGGEAYISKIIFTFYQNEDDLLSAYKSNEIESVNTISPEKVGDLKSLAGIVETNPLPRIFGVFFNQNEAPIFAEKEVRMALNMATDKDKIVNDVLLGFGKTIDGPIPPGTIQNAISTSTQNTNTGDVDKANALLESAGWKINPDTHIREKQNKKNMQVLSFSLATSNTPELKKTAELLKEEWGKIGAHVDIKVYEPGDLSQEVIRPRKYDALLFGEIVGRDLDLFAFWHSSQRNDPGLNIALYTNVKADKILEQLRTLSDENQKIDLYKQFEGELAKDTPAIFLYAPDFIYIIPQKVRGFSMGEVTTPSERFLTVSKWYINTDKVWKIFVK